A single genomic interval of Caretta caretta isolate rCarCar2 chromosome 23, rCarCar1.hap1, whole genome shotgun sequence harbors:
- the LOC125629390 gene encoding uncharacterized protein LOC125629390: MEDDPASSASKAPSPLSCIRMVQAGWLEKEDAAWEQSRSVQDPTMMGSSPGQPRSSPSPCPPSQYQGRHSTATCRDTDGTGQNQNRGEEEVVSPLCREPQPRRPFRRKHRLYMKLAPGQVTVSPSQDRRQPTTAEEPGPSQGKRLRLLRGQASNFRRKKRPLENGQEAGPGDVGPSLPLPQCSGEEGQDPAPEGEEEGQGLALKREEEEGQGLALKREEEQEQGLALEWGEEEEEEKKFGSPRLAGPGTARPKPDFVQLIDEHGIYSTAKLVLGGAAGELDEGVVLPPHLRRAGPQLEIREVIVDDKPFACGVCEKTFKRAWELFSHEVVHNEERPFHCDLCEASFKRHSDFKSHRLVHTEERPFHCEMCGKKFKRSSNLQEHRRIHTGERPYQCACCDKSFKTPYELQRHTLTHCTEKPFKCGDCGKDFPTSNSLLLHQRQHCDDKPHVCGVCGKKFTYGHSLKVHERVHTGDRPFVCPICGKGFKQSNALSSHERVHTGERPFVCKTCGKAFKQSSYLVIHERSHTGERPYKCEVCQKAFARPSLLLQHHRVHSEERPYKCSFCDKFFKDLAYLTVHEKVHTGETPYKCSVCDKGFAHPSNLLQHQRVHRDG, translated from the coding sequence ATGGAGGATGATCCGGCTTCTTCTGCCAGCAAGGCCCCGTCCCCGCTGAGCTGTATCCGGATGGTCCAGGCGGGCTGGTTGGAGAAGGAGGATGcggcctgggagcagagcagaagcGTGCAGGATCCAACTATGATGGGGAGCTCCCCGGGGCAACCCAGGAGTTCTCCCTCTCCTTGCCCACCCAGCCAGTACCAAGGGAGGCATAGCACTGCAACCTGCCGGGACACTGATGGGACAGGCCAGAACCAGAATCGGGGAGAAGAGGAGGTGGTGTCCCCTCTGTGCCGGGAGCCACAGCCCCGCAGGCCGTTCCGGCGGAAGCACCGGCTGTACATGAAGCTGGCCCCTGGCCAGGTCACTGTGTCCCCAAGCCAGGACCGCAGGCAGCCAACGACTGCCGAGGAGCCAGGGCCCTCCCAGGGCAAAAGGCTGCGGCTGCTGCGAGGCCAAGCCAGCAACTTCCGGAGGAAGAAAAGACCCTTGGAGAatggccaggaggcagggcctggTGACGTGGggccctccctcccactcccccagtgcagtggggaggaggggcaggaccctgcaccggagggggaggaggaggggcagggcttggcattgaagcgggaggaggaggaggggcagggcctggcatTGAAGCGGGAGGAGGAGCAAGAGCAGGGCCTGGcattggagtggggggaggaggaggaggaagagaagaagttTGGCTCCCCCAGGCTGGCTGGGCCTGGCACCGCCCGCCCCAAGCCGGACTTCGTGCAGCTGATCGACGAGCACGGGATCTATTCCACTGCCAAGCTGGTGCTGGGTGGCGCGGCGGGCGAGCTGGACGAGGGGGTGGTGCTGCCACCACACCTGAGGCGGGCAGGCCCCCAGCTGGAGATCCGGGAGGTGATCGTGGACGACAAGCCCTTTGCGTGCGGCGTGTGCGAGAAGACCTTCAAGCGGGCCTGGGAGCTGTTCAGCCACGAGGTGGTGCACAACGAGGAGCGGCCCTTCCACTGCGACCTCTGCGAGGCCTCCTTCAAGCGCCACTCGGACTTCAAGAGCCACCGCCTGGTGCACACCGAGGAGCGGCCTTTCCACTGCGAGATGTGCGGCAAGAAGTTCAAgcgctcgtccaacctgcaggaGCACCGGCGCATTCACACCGGCGAGCGCCCCTACCAGTGCGCCTGCTGCGACAAGAGCTTCAAGACGCCCTACGAACTGCAGCGCCACACGCTCACCCACTGCACTGAGAAGCCCTTCAAATGCGGCGACTGCGGGAAGgacttccccacctccaactcgCTGCTGCTGCATCAGCGCCAGCACTGCGACGACAAGCCCCACGTCTGCGGCGTCTGCGGCAAGAAGTTCACCTACGGCCACAGCCTCAAGGTGCACGAGCGGGTGCACACCGGTGACCGGCCCTTCGTCTGCCCCATCTGCGGCAAGGGCTTCAAGCAGTCCAACGCCCTCTCCTCGCACGAGCGGGTGCACACCGGCGAGCGCCCCTTCGTCTGCAAGACCTGCGGCAAGGCCTTCAAGCAGTCGTCCTACCTGGTGATCCACGAGCGCTCGCACACGGGCGAGCGGCCCTACAAGTGTGAGGTGTGCCAGAAGGCCTTCGCCCGgccctccctgctgctgcagcaccaCCGGGTGCACAGCGAGGAGCGCCCCTACAAGTGCAGCTTCTGTGACAAGTTCTTCAAGGACCTGGCCTATCTGACGGTGCATGAGAAAGTGCACACGGGCGAGACCCCCTACAAGTGCAGCGTCTGCGACAAGGGCTTCGCCCACCCCTCCAACCTGCTGCAGCACCAGCGTGTGCACCGTGACGGCTGA